Proteins encoded together in one Balaenoptera ricei isolate mBalRic1 chromosome 2, mBalRic1.hap2, whole genome shotgun sequence window:
- the ARL5B gene encoding ADP-ribosylation factor-like protein 5B, whose translation MMGLIFAKLWSLFCNQEHKVIIVGLDNAGKTTILYQFLMNEVVHTSPTIGSNVEEIVVKNTHFLMWDIGGQESLRSSWNTYYSNTEFIILVVDSIDRERLAITKEELYRMLAHEDLRKAAVLIFANKQDMKGCMTAAEISKYLTLSSIKDHPWHIQSCCALTGEGLCQGLEWMTSRIGVR comes from the exons AACACAAAGTAATTATAGTGGGACTGGATAACGCAGGGAAAACCACCATTCTTTATCAATT CTTAATGAATGAAGTGGTTCATACATCTCCAACCATAGGAAGCAATGTTGAAGAAATAGTTGTgaagaacactcattttcttatgTGGGATATTGGTGGTCAAGAGTCACTGCGATCATCCTGGAACACGTATTACTCAAACACAGAG TTCATCATTCTTGTGGTTGACAGCATTGACAGGGAACGACTAGCTATTACGAAAGAAGAATTATACAGAATGTTGGCTCACGAG GATTTACGGAAAGCTGCAGTCCTTATCTTCGCCAATAAACAGGATATGAAAGGGTGTATGACAGCAGCTGAAATCTCTAAATACCTCACCCTCAGTTCAATTAAGGATCATCCATGGCACATTCAGTCCTGCTGTGCTTTAACAGGAGAAGG GTTATGCCAAGGTCTAGAGTGGATGACCTCCCGGATTGGTGTGAGATAA